One Octopus sinensis unplaced genomic scaffold, ASM634580v1 Contig12563, whole genome shotgun sequence DNA segment encodes these proteins:
- the LOC115229390 gene encoding KRAB-A domain-containing protein 2-like: MFKRGVDHFVRFFTVEEQEQLYDYVRLCHLDTGHPGRDKLFNHMKNLAYGISIEHVNHVLSACTTCIARRTLATRRQITPIIAKFSRERLIIDLVDLRYYSDQNSGEKWLLVIMDSFTKYCWTSALKSKNSADVIPRIRSVVLSLGEVFIIHTDNGLEFCNSRMTQLCEEFGIRHVRGRARCPWIQGQVERLNQTLKWMLSSTLLTNGNGFRWIDILENITYAYNTRIHSTTRFSPVHLMYGPRIREQMARGHTQALIEYIDSINQ, encoded by the coding sequence ATGTTTAAACGTGGAGTTGATCATTTTGTCCGATTTTTTACTgttgaagaacaagaacaactttATGATTATGTCCGGTTGTGTCACCTGGATACGGGGCATCCAGGTCGAGATAAATTATTCAATCATATGAAGAACTTGGCATATGGAATTAGCATAGAACATGTGAATCATGTTCTAAGTGCATGTACAACTTGCATAGCTCGTCGTACGCTCGCAACCAGGAGACAAATTACTCCAATAATTGCCAAGTTTTCACGAGAAAGGCTGATTATCGATCTTGTGGACCTAAGATATTACAGCGATCAAAATAGTGGCGAAAAATGGTTGCTGGTGATAATGGACTCGTTTACGAAATACTGTTGGACTTCAGCACTGAAATCAAAGAACTCGGCTGATGTGATACCGAGGATACGAAGTGTTGTTCTTTCTTTGGGGGAAGTATTCATAATACATACCGACAATGGACTTGAATTCTGCAACTCGCGGATGACGCAGTTGTGCGAAGAATTTGGAATTCGCCATGTCAGGGGGAGGGCCCGATGTCCCTGGATACAGGGTCAAGTGGAACGACTTAATCAGACACTCAAATGGATGCTCAGTTCGACGTTATTAACCAACGGGAATGGATTTCGTTGGATTGATATCCTCGAAAATATAACATACGCATATAATACAAGGATACACTCTACAACGCGCTTTTCTCCTGTTCATTTGATGTATGGCCCACGGATTAGAGAACAAATGGCTCGAGGTCATACTCAGGCACTCATTGAATATATTGATTCCATCAATCAATGA
- the LOC115229395 gene encoding tigger transposable element-derived protein 6-like produces MNNLGIQYANSNKSWMTSLIFKNWVERLNSKMSVENRKILLLLYNAPVHYFDGEFSNIELYFLPPKTISKIQPIDQGIVHSFKSLYKKGMTRNLSMGTNIGTLSYTHELTKFKLVNALPLIIEAWNEVTVDTIKNCFNKALNNWAKIDEKILEESTDEKGIKFKSPYN; encoded by the coding sequence atgaataatcTTGGGATTCAATATGCAAATAGCAATAAATCTTGGATGAccagtttaatttttaaaaactgggtTGAACGGTTAAATTCCAAAATGAGTGTGGAAAATAGAAAGATTTTGCTTCTTTTATATAATGCGCCAGTTCACTATTTTGATGGCGAATTCAGTAATATCGAATTGTATTTTCTTCCTCCAAAGACAATATCTAAGATTCAACCAATTGATCAAGGGATTGTGCATTCATTTAAATCGTTGTATAAAAAAGGAATGACTAGAAATTTGAGTATGGGAACAAATATAGGAACATTGTCATATACACATGAACTTACCAAATTCAAATTAGTGAATGCTCTACCTTTAATTATTGAGGCTTGGAACGAAGTCACAGTGGACACTATCAAAAATTGCTTTAACAAGGCATTAAATAATTGGGCGAAGATAGATGAAAAAATACTTGAAGAATCCACTGACGAAAAAGGTATTAAATTTAAATCACCTTACAATTAg